One genomic segment of Hydra vulgaris chromosome 14, alternate assembly HydraT2T_AEP includes these proteins:
- the LOC136091080 gene encoding zinc finger MYM-type protein 1-like gives MSAVSSDFGYLSGHSLSKSSVDELKKKAANLSQIDKADLDSSDIQSEMASFKYQAAAMMDNFEKSSPIDTLQLIHKYSLTDAYPNTTIAIRIFLTIPVTVATCERSFSKPKLIKHYMKSTIGQERLSSLAIISIENEVANNIDFDDVISEFASRKARKVALN, from the coding sequence ATGTCTGCTGTATCCTCTGATTTTGGCTACCTCAGTGGGCATTCACTCTCTAAAAGTTCAGTGGATGAACTCAAGAAAAAAGCTGCAAATCTATCTCAAATTGACAAGGCAGATTTAGATTCTTCCGATATCCAGTCAGAAATGGCAAGCTTTAAATATCAAGCTGCCGCAATGATGGACAACTTTGAAAAATCTAGCCCGATCGACACTTTGCAGCTCATTCATAAATATTCTTTGACCGATGCTTATCCCAACACAACAATTGCTATTCGCATCTTCCTCACCATACCAGTCACAGTTGCTACGTGTGAGAGAAGTTTCAGTAAACCTAAGCTCATAAAACACTATATGAAGTCAACAATTGGCCAAGAACGTTTGTCTAGTTTGGCTATAATTTCAATTGAAAATGAAGTGGCAAACAACATTGATTTTGATGATGTCATTAGTGAATTTGCCTCAAGAAAAGCCAGAAAAGTGGCATTGAACTAA